In Pomacea canaliculata isolate SZHN2017 linkage group LG12, ASM307304v1, whole genome shotgun sequence, a single genomic region encodes these proteins:
- the LOC112577347 gene encoding deoxynucleoside triphosphate triphosphohydrolase SAMHD1-like, with the protein MATQSTSGDNNNKQRKNKVVNDPVHGHIELHPLCIAIIDTPQFQRLRYLKQLGTCDFVYPAAVHTRFEHSIGVYHLAGMLIKSLQERQEELNITEKDVLCVQIAGLCHDLGHGPFSHMFDSVFIPSVTNTREWKHEKGSVAMFKHMYNDHFNNLASKFEAFGLNETDRIFIEEQIGGVLGEENGTWPYKGRGQEQAFLYDIVANKRNGIDVDKWDYISRDCLHLGMKSNFDHLRFIHFARVIRVGKVTQISLRDKEAYGIYQMYQTRYFVHKMACQHRVTSSIGLMIAEAMKEANNVIRMPKAEGMVKMSDCIKDENMDAYMNLTDEIIRQILLNPDPRLEKARQLVRDVWRRKLYICVVESTPIQGRRFAQEQKDEILSDILRFLEPGFLQNQKERFVVELVDFSFGTKNHPIENMYFYSKLSPDVGKHISPDKITHWVPKNCEEQIVRVFLKPSESDAQGDKEKCEKLGTAFRAWFRETIPEEPSTQKVDCSSQTDFTDLDLTAADSSKMYHPD; encoded by the exons ATGGCGACACAAAGCACCAGTggtgataacaataataagcaGCGCAAGAACAAG GTGGTTAATGACCCAGTTCATGGCCACATAGAACTTCATCCTCTTTGCATCGCCATCATCGACACTCCTCAGTTCCAAAGATTGAGGTACCTGAAACAGCTGGGAACTTGTGATTTTGTCTATCCTGCCGCAGTTCATACCCGCTTTGAACACTCAATTGG AGTATACCATCTTGCTGGGATGCTGATTAAAAGTTTACAGGAGAGACAAGAAGAGCTCAACATCACTGAGAAAGACGTGTTGTGCGTACAGATTGCGGGCCTTTGTCACGACCTGGGTCACGGCCCCTTCTCGCACATGTTTGACAGCGTTTTCATTCCGTCGGTCACTAACACCAGAGAATGGAAA CACGAAAAAGGATCTGTTGCCATGTTTAAACACATGTACAATGATCATTTCAACAATCTGGCCAGCAAGTTTGAGGCGTTTGGTCTTAATGAGACTGATCGCATTTTCATCGAGGAACAAATCGGTGGTGTTCTCGGTGAAGAAAACGGT ACATGGCCATATAAAGGAAGAGGACAGGAACAAGCTTTCCTATATGAT ATTGTGGCAAACAAGAGAAATGGCATAGATGTTGACAAATGGGACTACATCAGTCGGGACTGTCTCCATCTTGGGATGAAGAGCAACTTTGACCATCTTCGCTTCATTCATTTTGCTCGAGTGATTCGTGTGGGCAAAGTGACTCAGATAAGCCTTCGAGATAAA GAGGCGTATGGAATTTATCAGATGTACCAGACCCGCTACTTCGTTCACAAAATGGCTTGCCAACACAGAGTAACCAGTTCTATAGGTCTCAT GATCGCAGAAGCAATGAAAGAGGCCAACAATGTAATAAGGATGCCCAAAGCAGAAGG AATGGTTAAGATGTCAGACTGTATCAAGGATGAGAACATGGATGCCTACATGAATCTGACAGACGAGATCATCCGTCAGATCCTCCTGAACCCTGACCCTCGTCTCGAGAAAGCACGACAGCTTGTGCGAGATGTGTGGCGCCGGAAGCTGTACATATGTGTTGTTGAGAGTACACCCATTCAAGGCAGAAGATTTGCCCAA gaacagaaagatgaaatcCTATCTGATATACTCCGTTTTCTGGAACCGGGTTTTCTCCAGAACCAGAAGGAAAGATTTGTCGTTGAG CTAGTGGACTTTAGTTTTGGGACAAAAAACCACCCTATAGAGAACATGTATTTCTATTCTAAATTGAGTCCCGACGTCGGCAAACATATTTCTCCAGATAAG attACTCACTGGGTACCTAAAAATTGCGAAGAGCAAATTGTTCGGGTATTCTTAAAACCCAGTGAGTCCGACGCTCAAGGAGATAAAGAGAAATGTGAAAAACTTGGCACGGCCTTCCGTGCATGGTTTAGAGAAACTATACCGGAG GAACCATCGACTCAAAAAGTCGACTGCTCTTCTCAGACGGATTTTACCGATCTCGACCTCACAGCGGCTGACTCTTCAAAGATGTATCATCCAGACTAA